A single region of the Coregonus clupeaformis isolate EN_2021a chromosome 40, ASM2061545v1, whole genome shotgun sequence genome encodes:
- the si:ch211-67e16.3 gene encoding uncharacterized protein si:ch211-67e16.3, which yields MRGRLISVAACLFTLLCPCHVFQVTQPVTQTVNPDGTVSITCNHTDPKEDFVIDARLNRLKNSDVSMVCQVNNTQVADCTSMKVTWNQYKFTLHNLKAEDISDLFQCEFSISSPIPMKPIRTVRGKTFTKLLPGLAGDAAVPVCPSPAPESPEAELIVQLKWIVIGLSTFLCLYSFTITFFYIRLRVMRSEELYDSLTYVPMQPNQPQPTRGRGNINSTYMDMRKVPVGVRASQSNHHNSQLNC from the exons ATGAGAGGGAGACTCATCTCTGTGGCTGCCTGTCTCTTTACCCTTCTGTGTCCCTGCCATG TGTTTCAGGTGACGCAGCCTGTGACCCAGACGGTTAACCCTGACGGTACTGTCTCCATCACCTGTAATCACACAGACCCAAAGGAAGACTTTGTCATTGACGCCAGGCTGAACAGACTCAAAAACTCTGATGTTAGcatggtctgtcag gtgaATAACACTCAGGTGGCTGACTGCACCAGCATGAAGGTGACATGGAACCAGTACAAGTTCACATTACACAACTTAAAAGCTGAGGACATCAGTGATCTGTTCCAGTGTGAGTTCTCCATATCATCTCCTATACCCATGAAGCCCATCAGGACTGTACGGGGGAAAACATTCACCAAACTGCTGCCAG GACTGGCAGGAGATGCTGCTGTCCCTGTGTGTCCTTCCCCTGCACCCGAGTCTCCTGAGGCTGAGCTGATTGTCCAACTGAAGTGGATTGTGATTGGCCTGTCTACGTTTCTCTGTCTCTACAGCTTTACCATCACCTTCTTCTATATCAGGCTAAGG GTCATGCGATCCGAGGAGCTGTATGATTCGCTGACATACGTCCCCATGCAG CCTAATCAGCCCCAGCCTACG AGGGGAAGAGGGAACATTAATTCAACCTACATGGATATGAGGAAGGTGCCAGTTGGAGTGAGAGCCTCACAATCCAACCACCACAACTCCCAACTCAATTGCTGA
- the cd28 gene encoding cytotoxic T-lymphocyte protein 4, whose protein sequence is MSLSLLPFLCLSLCLPAWNALKVSQPYRAVGHRGEVELFCSYHHTGRHEPEELRVTLYRGMYGEQEKQKVCTSSFTHNETAFQTEGEGERKVHCQGRLGPGRVNLTISGLRGNDTDLYRCAIEVLYPPPYLRTFGNGTLLHITEEPGCFTPEAQRRDDIGETSVRLPLAGLAAATILIVISAITILLVHQVLQRKRRFGAMTPMISQNDGKFDYGNFQ, encoded by the exons ATGAGTCTCAGCCTGTTGCCATTTCTCTGTCTCAGTCTTTGCCTCCCAGCGTGGAATG CCCTGAAGGTTTCCCAGCCGTACCGTGCGGTGGGTCATCGTGGTGAGGTAGAGCTGTTCTGCTCCTACCACCACACAGGGAGACATGAACCGGAGGAGCTAAGGGTCACTCTGTACCGGGGGATGTACGGGGAGCAGGAGAAACAGAAGGTGTGCACCTCCTCCTTCACCCACAACGAGACAGCCTTCCAGac agagggagagggagagaggaaggtgcaTTGCCAGGGCCGGTTGGGTCCAGGCAGGGTGAACCTGACTATCTCTGGTCTCCGGGGTAATGACACTGACCTATACCGCTGCGCTATAGAAGTCCTGTACCCCCCGCCGTACCTCAGGACGTTTGGGAACGGCACCCTTCTCCACATAACAG AGGAACCAGGATGCTTTACCCCAGAGGCCCAGAGAAGAGATGATATAGGAGAAACATCGGTCAGATTACCCCTAGCAGGACTGGCCGCTGCCACCATCTTAATAGTAATCTCTGCTATTACCATCCTCCTCGTTCACCAG GTtctacagaggaagagaaggtttGGAGCAATGACACCAATGATATCACAGAATGACGGAAAATTTGATTATGGCAACTTCCAGTGA